catgagaacttttatacaaatattaccgaaagggtaaaaaattgtgcatacacattaagccatggctatcttttaaaatttgaactatgattccagtaatttactgcaagactcttgagaaattggatttcagcaaactcggggggtgcagggactaaagggctaaatggccattcacctgctttggccttctgtaagcagttcccccatctatggtggggttcctttcaattgtactgttgcaaacaataaaagagttggtttatttaacgtgataaacaattcaatgttttttgttgatcgttctcagagacatatattataattatgaattagtaagatagtgaatggaaaaaatatcaaactagcctgaatagacttttgtcactgcaaatgcatcttacttatttatgttcagcaggtgcaagtttttacaacttctttcaatgttgtttcattaaaggaacacgttgccttggatcggtcgagttggtatttgaaaagcgtttgtaaacgtttataaaaaattcatatgattagaaagatattttaaaagtagaatataatgatccacacaagtatcactcaaaaacatctttctaaccatgcattttaaaacaaaccgttacaaacgcatttcaaagaccaacttaaccgatcccaggcaacgtgtttcttttaaataatctcttacgctcatcttgcaaatcgttagtatcattgtttttaataagatcttggcaaacttttccaacacttttaagcgggctttttaatttcccacgtttgtgttggacatgattggatgctccaaaccatctgccgcaagcacagaaactacattgtttatgatctctatctctaagaaaagttttacatttggtagcaggcagggaccaaggagagtaggccctgtattaaagacaacttgtaaagaatgctcatcgcactctacttgcaatgggaatcatacctgtacaataggtaaagtagccaaatcaagaactctcagtggcaaagcattggttatggtttggttggataccattatgtttaaataaaaactttgtattcattactcaaagggcatggaaacagtaccagatttttaacaagcatgcattgtttttggaaaaattactatacttaaggcatgatcagtcacaacaggatacaataaacacagtgtttctacccagaagacatgaaaacaccaataacaaccgaaagggaacactttcacaaaaagaggcgctattcacaaaacattgttttatgcaatgtcaagaaatatgattggggctgggccgggcaaattgtaaaattaaggtcatcaacagttcctgatcaatgttgggtaatccactaagtgctaaggaaaagctgcaagattgatagaattattactttttaatgttagaaattcaatatgaagaaaaaacaattcaaaatgcatttttctgtttgaggaaaaaagtctatttttgagacagtactgttaacatcaggatacacttgccaagtttttcttaccctGTTCTGTGATGGTTTTATTGTGCttttatgcacaaaaagtaTAGTTAAAAACTACTTGTGCAAATGCAGCTTTATATGTAATATTGAGCCAGGGATTTTGGTACATGTAACATTTAATACCATTGTATGAGCTGGGAGAGTTTATCTAGCCTttgtgtcaatatctttgttaaaGGGGCCAGTTCAAAGAGGTTACACTCTTTAGGTTACTCTCTTCAATGTTCTTTGCTCAATCCAAATTATTTATAGTAGGCATACCAATGTGAAGttggaaaatgaaaatggtcagTTTTCCTGTCTGCGAGCCAAAACGGTTTTCCGTGATGTCCAAGTTGCCCCACTTTAGAAGTGAAATTCACGTGAAATCCAGTTTTCCTGTTCGTGTGCCAAAAACGGCTGGTCGTGAGACATGGGTGCCCCACTTTAGATCTGAAGTTGACAATTTAAAATGCTCAGTTTTCCTGTTTATGGTCCAAAAGGGTTGGTCGTAAATACATacttacatacatacatattattagacatttgtatagcgccactACGCGAAGAACGCAGCGCATTAGATATGGTACAGAGAATATTTGATCTTCTTAAATATTCGAAGAGAGTCAGATTTCCCAATTGAGGTGGACAGTGCATTCCAGGTGTGTGGAGCAAACTGAGAGCATCAGAATGGGACCCAAGTTGCCCCACTTTAGAAGTGAAGTTCACGTGAAGTCCAGTTTTCCTGTTCGTGTGCCAAAAACGGCTGGTCGTGAGACATGGGTGTCCCACTTTAGATCTGAAGTTGACAATTTAAAATGCTCAGTTTTCCTGTTTATGGTCCAAAAGGGTTGGTCGTAAATACATacttacatacatacatattattagacatttgtatagcgccactACGCGAAGAACGCAGCGCATTAGATATGGTACAGAGAATATTTGATCTTCTTAAATATTCGAAGAGAGTCAGATTTCCCAATTGAGGTGGACAGTGCATTCCAGGTGTGTGGAGCAAACTGAGAGCATCAGAATGGGACCCAAGTTGCCCCACTTTAGAAGTGAAGTTTACATTAAATGATTAGTTTTCCTGTATGTGAGCCAAAACGCTTCAGTCAATCATTCGATCAAAAGAATTTATAAAGTGCCAAAATCGAAAGTTTGCTCTAGGCGCTGCTGATGTATTTGTGGCACATCAGAAGAAACATTATAGATGGTACACCTCATGAAACATGTGAGCTTTCAGGAGTGTCTTGAATGTATGCAGTGATATGGAATCTATGATGTATTCGAAAGTTTGTTCCAGATTCTGAGGCCCTATACACAAAAAAGTGATCTATCGGCAAAAGAGACATAATTTATTGGTTCTGGAGTGAGCGTTTTAGTCGTGGGGTCCCACTTAGAAGTGAAGTTGACCGGCGGGCCGTTTGCATGCAAAGACCCTTGACCCATCGCACGCTGTATCACTCCACTTGCCGTATGTACTGTCTTGCCTTACATGCAGAATGACGCAATTCTCACCTTCTGTACCTGTAGGGTCATCTGTTTTCCAAGTAGGCGTGAAGTAATACGCTTTCTGGTCATCCCCGTAGCATTTGCAGCTGGTAGTGGCGTTTGAACTTGTGACGCAGTTAACCCACGATGCTGTGATCGTAGTTTCTGTACCGGTCTTCAGAAGGTCTGCCAAGAACTCGTTCTCTGCATGGGAGCGAGGAGCCGCCATAACGGCACCTTTCTTTGCACAAACTTTATGTGCATCTTCAAAATTAGCTTTTCCGGTATTAACCATGTAGCACGCTCGTTCCCATTGCTTCCATCCACTTGAGCAACTGCCGATCACCATAGCCGGGCAGTCGCCCCAGACCATAGGGCACCACTGCGATAGAGCAATCACAGTGACAAGGGCAGCAAGGCATATTGTTAGCTTCATGGTCTATAGCATAAAACTGAGTTTCAAACTGTACTGGCATAAGCTGTATGATGTTTAGAATCGGTCTGTTCTTCTCGAAAGTGGTGTTGAATGTGAAGAAATGTTCACTAATATTCAGCCAAGATTCGGTGTAACTCCtcgagagaaaaaaatgttgttgaatgtgcagatttttttttctaatatttcCAGCCAAAATTGGGTCTTTACTCCTCGCAAAAGCCGCGAGTGTGACGAAATGTTTTATAAAACTCAGTGCGAGTTTTTACCGACAGTGACACATTAATTTCCGTTGTGCGTTGGGTGAAATTACGGCAAACAATAAGGTACAAATTGATGTGTTTTAAAGCCTAGTTCCATCAACTCAAAATCCTCATTTATAGCGAATGTCGAACGCGAGGTGGCGATCTCAACCACTTGTAGCTGGTTTTACACTTTTGTCCTTGCAGTTACCAAGATAATTTAAAGCAATAGTCTAGCTGGGACAGTGAAGTATAGAAGACTATCAGTTGTACAGTGACGTTGGCCTAAAACAACAGGCGGTTATTGCATCGACGCAAACACGACGGGCGCGCACAGTCTGTTTTTACGGATATCAAAAACTCTCTCgggttttttgtttacctttcaaCAATGGCATCAAGTTCAATTGTCCTTGAGAGGCTCCCTGGCGTGCTGATGAGTTCTGAAGGAAATCCACTTCTTGGCGCAGAAATTAACAATATTGTGAAACGCAGTGTAAAAGTCAAGACTAATTTGTCATGAagtgaaccatggaggaaactGAGAAGCCAATTTGAAACAGGCGCTCAACTACATCGAGTGATAACTGTAGAGTGAGGCAGGCCATACACCCACTCTAGTATTTTAGATGGACTCGTGTCGTACTACGGTACGCTGAGCTGATGGATGACAATTGAAGAGAGCCAGACACTGCTCTCCTTTTGAAAAGCCGACGTGATGCAGAACACGTTACCTATATGGCCTACAATAAACTAGcctaaacatctgacgtcacactttgaggctcgtgaataacgcttGATGTCATTTTCAATATAGTGTAAAATATTGAAGTATATTATGAGAagccaaacatttaaaataaaaaatttgttgttttttagggTCAAAAATTGTTTCTTAGGTcttatcaaaataaacaaaaaaattaatgttcggAACGGCCCCTTACAAACATTAATATTGTTGTTACggtatcataataataataatagctccAAAGACAATAATACTGTTCTCAGAATGGTATGGTCCACTGAGCATTATTGCGAAGTCACTTTAGCCCTATTAGCGCTTGATGTCATTATTCAATACTACAGGTTCATAAATTAATCATGTATTGATACAGCCAACTAAATGTCCATGAGTCGCTTTTCAATTGACCCAGTTTACCTGATCAGCAATAATATATCTTGGGGTACGCCATTTTGTGAGCCAGTATCCCTGTGTGGTGTCATTATAGTACGTTTATGGCTTATtattgcccttttcgaaaccacggcttcggctttgggttCGGCTTCAGGATCCGTCCTCTCGTCAGaagaagccctgagcgcgtacgcaaagcaaGCGCAATATTGTCGAAACACTGCCGCGGGGCGAAGCTAGCCGGCCTGAGCCGAGTCGATTCCAAAGCCGAATCTGTAGTTTCGAAAAGGACCTATGATTGAAGACACTCAGACGGTTAGACTGGTCCCTGCAAGTCCTTTATTCGCAAAGATAAGGAAATGTGTTGGTAGTGTTACGAAGTCGCAAATCGAAATTAACAACCTTAACAGAAATGAAAGGGAAAGACCGCACTTGAATAAATGTGAATGGGAGTCAAGGTttagaacaacaaaatataagacattaaattttaatgaaataaatacTCAGCGCTTCAAAATATATGAGCATAAAGGGAAGTTGAATTAATTACATACAATGAGAAATTTAATACAATGAAAATAATTGAATTCAATGAAGAGATTTAAATACATGAAAATAGCGGGGCGGTGGTAATGGAACGGGTGAAATTATAAATAGGGGAGAAGTTTTACCTCCGTCGAAACTCTAACTAAGTTAGGGTTCGTCGCTGCCATGGTCCAGTCGTGGGCGGATCCGCGAGGTGTTCTACTGGGGTTTTTACATCTCAGCTGTGTACTGACAAGGACTCGGTACGGTCAACAGGAGAAAGGTAGAAGTTACCGGGCTACGGCCTCACGGCTGCTAGCCCGGGCATCGAAGCTCAAGGACCCAGCTCAGTCAGCCAAATGTGGAGACATGTTCCTTGACTTGGGGTGGATTAGGGATTTCAAAACAGCTCTTGTATTAttaatggattttgtttttttaaatcagcgGAATTAAtcaactcatttttttttattatgataaAGCTGGTTCTTCCACCCACGCCTCtctttaattaaataattgttaataaattaaataatggttatttaattatattatttttgttaaataaattttgataaaaatgctgaagccttgtggtttttctttcttaatttACTCTATCTGGCATGTAGATACACACCATCACGGCATACCGCAAACCAATGACATCTCACCATGCCATCCACACCTCAAAATCATATCCacattatgtaggcctactcagATCATCAGATGTAGGCCTGTATGTTGTGGATTATACCTCCCCAGTGCATTCttcaaaagaaacatgatttgaCACTATGGTGCTAAAAACGAAGTTTGGGAGGCTATTTCACGTATCTGATCAGTGCCCTTTCTCGtcaggtctggaatttcatcttgttGTGGACTCAagtatgtggggggggggggggcggggggcaaagcctttatttatttttttacataaattttTGCAAAAAGGGCACACTGTTTCTGTAGCCACCGTGTAAATACACGCCAGGTTTATGTTCTACCTGGTCCAGATTTTATAAAGCctatgtaagcacaaaaacttgctaagcacagagaaAAGTAGTATAAAAGAAAATTATGCCACTATTAAACCGCTTCCCGGCGAATATTTATTGTTGTGATGTGTGACTGGTGGTGCCtactttttgcttagcaaagaaagtATTTTGCcaagaagtattttctgctataaaacagctttatgaaattgggccatgtatgCACTGATTTGGATCAGCAGCCGTCACACATGACGGGATAAAGTTGGTTTTCATGCTCCTCAATTTGGCCCACCTTCGCCTATAAATCCGAGCACCATCAAAGCAAGACTAGTCACGACAAACGCTTGAGGGCGCATGATACATTAAGACGTTAGCCAAAAATTGTATTTCTTTGGTTCGCTTAGTACACCTATTTATATttacttaataaaaaaaaatatttcatgaaGATATTATCTAATCGAATaagttttttattaataattgtttagtttttggactaaaaaaatataataaattaaaaagacTGAAAAGTAAAGAAGTGAACGAGGTTATAGTTTTAGACACGTCAATTTTGCAGACGACAGTGGTTGAAAGAGTTCGCAAAATGTTTGAAGTTACTGATTTTCAGAGTgagtattttatatttttttaagtaacaGTCTAAGACTAAAGGTGTATCGACAAATTTGTGCGTTTTTGTAGTGAATAAGTGTGTTCAATATCggtcaaaaaataacaatgcaaCTGGCCAAAATCAGAACACGATCGACTTGTCATTGTAAATTTgcattgaacatgttgaaatgaTTGATTGAgccattttgtacattttgtctTAAGCTGAGTGAGTGGTCCAAACAATCATAGTTCATCATGTCCATGGTTCAACAAACATGATAAATAGTGCCAAATACGCAGAACTCCCTCCGCTTGTTGGCCCTACggtaaattattgttttaaataaaaaacatgttttttagccccacttgaattgaattgaacactTGTGACTTTTgattgtgtggccaaggctagctggGAAAAGTTTCTATattgcgccaccactttttcatacgatatgaaataaaacagggaaaagttttcgtatggcgccaccactttttcattcgatatgaaataatatagtatctaatttacctcaatgagatatccctttttgtaaaaataagtgaaaaagtggtggcgccatacggaaagttattctAAAACAGTATCTAGTTTACCTCAataagatatccctttttgtaaaaatttgtgaaaaagtggtggcgccatacggaaagttatctgcTAGCTGAATCCTTAGTCATACGTCCACACCATTTCCTCATTCAGaaataaccaaaaataaaaaaaattctggtgCCTCCCCATGCGAGCCACTTGGCAGTATAAACCGGCTGAGCTGAATGTGTTAACCTAACTCTTTGCTtgcttttttgtgtgtattgaaaagtgaaacaaataaaatttgaaaaagaaatttttaACGATAAATTTGCTACCTTTCTCCGACTCTAATTTCCTCGATTCGTACATGGCGCATCCATACTCGGGCCTGTGGGTGACAAGAAgtggggcctatttccctcggccttcggctTCGGGAAAAAGGTCCCtattctggtcactcaaagtccctcgggggaatagatgattactagttacctcattgccagtcaatatgtgtatactatttgatatatttttctCTAATTGCAGAGATTGGCATAGGACTGACCGGCTTTGGAGCTTTCTTTTTATTCCTTGGAATCATATTTCTATTCGACAAAGGACTTCTTGCTATTGGAAATGTGAGTGACTACCTGTATCTTTTACTATACAGTTAGGCCAGATGCTTCGCTTTTGAAAGGGAAACGACACGAAGTTGCTTTCTCTTTGGTTAAAGGGTCTTgggggtcctactacttgccgtcaactcgccgtcaactccacgaatatatttttaaaatccacaaaagagcaTAGAATTGTAAAGTATCAGCTCAAAGAGAATTCGCGTAAGTTTTAGGTCATATTTCGGAATAAAAATTTAGGTATTTTTGCGTGAAAAAATTATCTCGAAGCAGCAAAACCATCGGCAGTCATCTAGCTTTTTCACATTGATTAGTATTGGTCCAAGATGTCAAtgattggtactttttttttgtaacacaaagtcgtttttgtgaatgaattttACCGAAAACCATGAGAAATATGTAGTTTAGCCCAGACTTAACACTTCTGTGCCccatttattaaatttaatgagttgacggcacgaaaatgagttgacggcgagttgacggcaagtcggCGAGTTGAAGGCAAGTAGTAGGACTGGGTCTTGGTacattttgtaggacacaaaacgtgtcacaatatccacagatttacattacactttcagggtttgaagataataagcctttttgagatatggcgaaCACAATGCtagtaaagttgtggtaaatttgtgcttattgaccatagaaatagattgtatgttattcagtgaagtgcgcattttagccTTTTAGGCGACACAGCGTTttcacgtaaacctaatgaccacaaatgtggtgagcgtggcatcagtcgcggcgtgtgatgcgcgcgtatcacgtccgccatacctcaaaaaggcttatggtggtagaaagcttctcttaaaatattattaactgagtcgctgtagtttttgagaaatgagtgtaAATGAACAacgtcacgaaaatacgttttacattaTTTGTATGACTTGTTTTCATCatttcaaaaaactacagcacctcagtgagtaatattttaagagaagttttctactatcattatcttcaaactgtgtaagtttaatgtaaatctgtggaatgtgtgttttgtattacaaaaaCTACCGCAATCctataaagggaaggtacacgtttgataattgtcaaagaccagtcttctcaattggttgtatcccatcataagcataaaataacaagcctgtgaaaatttgagctcaattggtcgtcaaagttgcgagatatgaatgaaataaaaaacacccttgtcacacaaagttttgtgctttcagatgcttggtttcgggacctcaagttctaaatctgaggtctcaaaatcaaattcatggaaaaatacttctttcttgaaaactactccacttcagagggagccgtttctcacaatgttttatactacc
This region of Asterias amurensis chromosome 22, ASM3211899v1 genomic DNA includes:
- the LOC139954077 gene encoding snaclec subunit A-like; translated protein: MKLTICLAALVTVIALSQWCPMVWGDCPAMVIGSCSSGWKQWERACYMVNTGKANFEDAHKVCAKKGAVMAAPRSHAENEFLADLLKTGTETTITASWVNCVTSSNATTSCKCYGDDQKAYYFTPTWKTDDPTGTEGENCVILHVRQDSTYGKWSDTACDGSRVFACKRPAGQLHF